Proteins from a genomic interval of Zingiber officinale cultivar Zhangliang chromosome 2A, Zo_v1.1, whole genome shotgun sequence:
- the LOC122040303 gene encoding LOB domain-containing protein 25-like isoform X2, producing the protein MSSSSSSPCAACKLLRRKCTPGCIFAPYFPPEQPEKFASVHRVFGASNVGKLLKEIVPERREEAVASLAYEAAARLQDPVHGCVGYICLLQRHLGEIQRSLAEARKELAVILGPAAAFAPSPFLPHHHLHHHHHYHLQHRPLPPAVVPFAEMPPNANAAAGGFVQHHHHPFDDRTMAGGEAGPPQLVAFPGPDQIEFPYGIEQLRVREGVN; encoded by the coding sequence TGCATCTTCGCGCCGTACTTCCCGCCGGAGCAGCCGGAGAAGTTCGCGAGCGTGCACCGCGTGTTCGGCGCCAGCAACGTCGGGAAGCTGCTGAAGGAGATCGTCCCCGAGCGGCGGGAGGAGGCGGTGGCCTCGCTGGCGTACGAGGCGGCGGCGCGCCTCCAGGACCCCGTCCACGGCTGCGTCGGCTACATCTGCCTCCTCCAGCGCCACCTCGGCGAGATCCAGCGCAGCCTCGCCGAAGCCAGGAAGGAGCTCGCCGTCATCCTCGGCCCAGCCGCCGCCTTCGCGCCGTCGCCCTTCCTCCCTCACCaccacctccaccaccaccaccactaccACCTCCAGCACCGCCCCCTCCCGCCCGCCGTCGTGCCGTTTGCCGAGATGCCGCCGAACGCCAACGCCGCCGCCGGTGGCTTCGTGCAGCATCATCACCACCCGTTCGACGATCGCACGATGGCCGGAGGCGAAGCCGGGCCGCCGCAGCTGGTTGCTTTCCCCGGTCCCGACCAGATCGAGTTCCCCTATGGAATTGAACAATTGAGAGTCAGGGAGGGTGTTAATTAG